A stretch of the Deinococcus sp. YIM 134068 genome encodes the following:
- a CDS encoding carbohydrate ABC transporter permease, giving the protein MTSSAVPSPPARSSAAQDQDRWLARRRWARVGWLYLFMLVMSLFFIGPFLLGTISSVKDNPNEYPPRLIIPQLTPRYIGTAYDLGVQGGADGWNGGLLPGRSVTFDVSVRSPQDAPQAPPTASLFPYQPQSLVALARQAQARDYATVRTEQTGGAGDVREYRTTVTYPPLTRRQGEVVRATVGPAGPDLTAILPGGERVRVTLDTPEAQQRQFDLSETQAVELVRAGGTYYLRGPIIQRTPLQVDVQRGQSIVESTLPPSDRQNFDRSFAYRNVTPGIFGYTFNNYRRAFNETTNPQTGQSLFLRWVGNSFLYAFLRVVAAIVFCSLAGYALARLDFPGKTLIFLVAVLFVQMVPGQVNLVSNYVLLRDLGLLNLWGLWLQGLVAAGGVFLMKQFFEGMPRELEESAAIDGAGPFTTFWRVMLPQAVPALISLAITQFGGAWNDFFWPVVLLRENTDFTLTVGLSSFRQAYGGQGDYGLILAGAVLSAIPMIIVFAVFQRYFVDTGSDSAVKG; this is encoded by the coding sequence ATGACTTCCTCGGCGGTTCCGTCTCCCCCCGCGCGCTCCTCGGCGGCGCAGGATCAGGACCGCTGGCTGGCCCGGCGACGGTGGGCGCGGGTGGGCTGGCTGTACCTGTTCATGCTGGTGATGAGCCTGTTCTTCATCGGCCCCTTCCTGCTCGGCACGATCAGCAGTGTCAAGGACAACCCCAACGAGTACCCGCCCCGCCTGATCATCCCCCAGCTCACGCCCCGGTACATCGGCACGGCATACGACCTCGGCGTGCAGGGCGGCGCGGACGGCTGGAACGGGGGGCTGCTGCCTGGCCGCTCCGTGACCTTCGACGTGTCGGTCCGCTCCCCGCAGGATGCGCCGCAGGCCCCGCCGACCGCCTCTCTCTTCCCGTACCAGCCGCAGAGCCTCGTCGCGCTCGCCCGGCAGGCCCAGGCCCGCGACTACGCCACGGTGAGGACCGAGCAGACCGGGGGGGCGGGCGACGTGCGCGAGTACCGCACGACCGTCACCTACCCGCCCCTGACCCGGCGGCAGGGCGAGGTGGTCCGCGCCACGGTCGGTCCGGCAGGCCCCGACCTGACCGCCATCCTGCCGGGCGGCGAGCGGGTGCGGGTCACGCTCGACACCCCGGAGGCGCAGCAGCGGCAGTTCGACCTCAGCGAGACGCAGGCCGTGGAACTCGTCCGGGCGGGCGGCACCTACTACCTGCGGGGGCCGATCATCCAGCGCACGCCCCTGCAGGTGGACGTGCAGCGCGGGCAGAGCATTGTGGAGAGCACCCTGCCGCCCAGCGACCGGCAGAACTTCGACCGCTCCTTCGCCTACCGCAACGTCACGCCCGGCATCTTCGGCTACACCTTCAACAACTACCGCCGCGCCTTCAACGAGACGACCAACCCCCAGACCGGCCAGAGCCTCTTCCTGCGCTGGGTGGGCAACTCCTTCCTGTACGCCTTCCTGCGGGTGGTGGCGGCCATCGTCTTCTGCTCGCTCGCCGGGTACGCGCTCGCCCGCCTGGACTTCCCCGGCAAGACCCTGATCTTCCTCGTGGCGGTGCTGTTCGTGCAGATGGTTCCCGGACAGGTCAACCTCGTCAGCAATTACGTGCTGCTGCGGGACCTGGGGCTGCTCAACCTCTGGGGGCTGTGGCTTCAGGGGTTGGTCGCGGCGGGCGGCGTCTTCCTGATGAAGCAGTTTTTCGAGGGGATGCCGCGCGAGCTGGAGGAGTCGGCGGCCATCGACGGTGCCGGACCCTTCACGACCTTCTGGCGGGTGATGCTGCCACAGGCCGTCCCGGCGCTGATCTCGCTGGCGATCACCCAGTTCGGCGGCGCGTGGAACGACTTCTTCTGGCCCGTGGTGCTGCTGCGCGAGAACACCGACTTTACCCTGACGGTGGGCCTGTCCAGCTTCCGGCAGGCGTACGGCGGGCAGGGCGACTACGGCCTCATCCTCGCGGGGGCGGTGCTGAGCGCCATCCCCATGATCATCGTCTTCGCCGTCTTCCAGCGCTACTTCGTGGACACGGGGTCGGATAGCGCGGTGAAGGGATGA
- a CDS encoding carbohydrate ABC transporter permease, with protein sequence MFRRGQTATALLFLAPFLITILVFFFYAFARAIYYSFTDYNLFNTPQLIGLKPYLDVLGDSLFRRALANTLVFSIVVTTLQTVGALLMSVALNNKIRGQSFFRSAWYMPSITSSVVMTLIFLWLFQRRGVVNYLITQWLTYQPVILTFLGVMIAAQIVQVLYERSRRLPAKWFDPALAAMSALIALAVTLGLNFLGLVGAREVTPYDFQYFSDSWISLGGVRLLSMPLLVVVIMNTFTTIPGLMLFFLAGLQNIPGSLYEAADIDGATPYQKLMNVTVPMLRPVTFYVVTVSLIGTMQMFDQVAVIGSAAPQETLITLAYYVYTNTFKSGAAPVNMAAAAAIILALIILLMVFIQRRFFVSPEAQ encoded by the coding sequence ATGTTCAGGAGAGGTCAGACCGCCACGGCGCTCTTGTTCCTTGCCCCGTTCCTGATCACCATTCTGGTGTTCTTCTTCTACGCCTTCGCGCGGGCCATCTACTACTCGTTCACCGACTACAACCTGTTCAACACGCCCCAGCTCATCGGCCTCAAGCCCTATCTGGACGTGCTGGGCGATTCGCTGTTCCGCCGCGCCCTGGCGAACACGCTGGTGTTCTCCATCGTGGTGACGACGCTGCAAACGGTCGGCGCACTCCTCATGTCTGTGGCGCTGAACAACAAGATCAGGGGCCAGTCGTTCTTCCGCTCGGCGTGGTACATGCCCAGCATCACCTCGTCGGTGGTGATGACCCTGATCTTCCTGTGGCTCTTCCAGCGGCGCGGGGTGGTGAACTACCTGATCACCCAGTGGCTGACGTACCAGCCGGTCATCCTGACCTTCCTGGGAGTGATGATCGCCGCGCAGATCGTGCAGGTGCTGTACGAGCGGTCGCGCAGGTTGCCCGCGAAATGGTTCGACCCGGCGCTGGCCGCCATGAGTGCTCTGATCGCGCTCGCCGTCACGCTGGGCCTGAACTTCCTGGGCCTCGTCGGGGCGCGCGAGGTCACGCCCTACGACTTCCAGTATTTCTCGGACTCGTGGATCAGCCTGGGAGGCGTGCGGCTGCTGAGCATGCCGCTGCTGGTGGTCGTCATCATGAACACCTTCACGACCATTCCGGGGCTGATGCTGTTCTTCCTCGCGGGCCTCCAGAACATCCCCGGCTCGCTGTATGAGGCCGCCGACATCGACGGCGCGACCCCCTACCAGAAGCTGATGAACGTGACGGTCCCGATGCTGCGCCCCGTGACCTTTTACGTGGTGACGGTCAGCCTGATCGGCACGATGCAGATGTTCGATCAGGTGGCGGTGATCGGCAGCGCCGCGCCGCAGGAGACGTTGATCACGCTGGCGTACTACGTGTACACCAACACCTTCAAGTCGGGGGCCGCGCCCGTGAACATGGCGGCGGCGGCGGCGATCATCCTGGCCCTCATCATCCTGCTGATGGTCTTCATCCAGCGGCGGTTCTTCGTGTCCCCGGAGGCGCAATGA
- a CDS encoding extracellular solute-binding protein: MKKTLLVSLAVLASSAAAQTTIKINGYAGQDNTIYPEMINRFVRPQVPGVTVSYQALQGDYNQGLTTLLASGSAGDLFYLPAETLDTYIATGKVLPLTGQVSTAPFLRNLNTTFTRNGKVYAIAKDFNTLSVIYNKDLFDEAKVPYPNNNDTWSSLATKLTNLKRALGSDYYGICLAPDYARMGAFAVGAGWKPFGTNGKTNLLDPAFQAAFNWFTGLTKDKVGIQPSELSQDWSGGCLGTGKVAVAIEGNWITGFLKDNAPNLKYGTALMPKANTTGKRGNFIYTVGWAVNAASKNRAAALKVLNVLTGPQVQQYVLQEGIAIPSRTALSNNAFFKKADPAAQNAAAVFAGASDGNVVPYTFGPKGPDWAKPINTALAAALSGQQTPAAALRRAQQDMTALQSR, translated from the coding sequence ATGAAAAAGACCCTGCTCGTCAGCCTCGCCGTCCTCGCGTCCAGCGCCGCCGCCCAGACCACCATCAAGATCAACGGGTACGCGGGGCAGGACAACACCATCTACCCGGAGATGATCAACCGCTTCGTGCGGCCCCAGGTGCCCGGCGTCACCGTGTCGTACCAGGCGCTTCAGGGCGACTACAACCAGGGCCTGACCACGCTGCTGGCCTCCGGCTCGGCGGGCGACCTGTTCTACCTGCCCGCCGAGACGCTCGACACCTACATCGCCACGGGCAAGGTCCTGCCGCTCACCGGCCAGGTGAGCACCGCCCCCTTCCTGCGGAACCTCAACACCACCTTTACCCGGAACGGCAAGGTCTACGCCATCGCCAAGGATTTCAACACCCTGTCGGTGATCTACAACAAGGACCTGTTCGACGAGGCGAAGGTGCCGTACCCCAACAACAACGACACCTGGAGCAGCCTCGCCACCAAGCTGACCAACCTGAAGCGGGCGCTGGGGAGCGACTACTACGGCATCTGCCTCGCGCCCGACTATGCGCGCATGGGGGCCTTCGCGGTGGGCGCGGGCTGGAAACCGTTCGGCACGAACGGCAAGACCAACCTGCTCGACCCGGCGTTCCAGGCGGCCTTTAACTGGTTCACCGGCCTGACGAAGGACAAGGTGGGCATCCAACCCTCCGAACTCTCGCAGGATTGGTCGGGCGGCTGCCTGGGCACCGGCAAGGTCGCCGTCGCCATCGAGGGCAACTGGATCACGGGCTTCCTCAAGGACAACGCCCCCAACCTGAAGTACGGCACCGCCCTGATGCCCAAGGCCAACACGACGGGCAAGCGTGGCAACTTCATCTACACCGTGGGCTGGGCGGTCAACGCCGCCTCCAAGAACCGCGCCGCCGCCCTCAAGGTCCTGAACGTCCTGACCGGCCCGCAGGTGCAGCAGTACGTGCTTCAGGAGGGCATCGCCATCCCCAGCCGCACCGCCCTGTCGAACAACGCGTTTTTCAAGAAGGCGGACCCGGCGGCCCAGAACGCCGCCGCCGTCTTCGCGGGCGCGTCGGACGGTAACGTGGTCCCCTACACCTTCGGTCCCAAGGGGCCGGACTGGGCCAAGCCCATCAACACGGCGCTCGCCGCCGCGCTGAGCGGGCAGCAGACGCCCGCCGCCGCCCTGCGCCGCGCGCAGCAGGACATGACGGCCCTCCAGAGCCGCTGA
- a CDS encoding LacI family DNA-binding transcriptional regulator, with protein MTQTPARPTIDDIAAAAGVSKGTVSRVINGHHTVAALTRERVQEVMGRMGYAPDPAARHLSWRRGQTLGLLLDRDDPMLHPYYVLFRQALESHTALRGVQLVGLRAEVWKLPRLPSAVLVMHAQDEDPRLDFLRRAGVPSVLIGHHPDFFWVAPHDEEGGGIAARHLLGAGHRELVYLGTGSSQVAQDRQRGFVGVARAAGGNVQSFPSDFTVLGGYRAVRRAWEGGARFTGLFAQSDESAAGAVAALEDLGVRVPGDVSVVGFDGLPEVPLNIRLTTVAQDIPRIAATALHLVQEAISGLPPRGEFIPVHLIPGATVAPRAGAPLTGGEV; from the coding sequence ATGACGCAGACGCCCGCCCGTCCCACCATCGATGACATCGCTGCCGCCGCCGGGGTCAGCAAGGGTACCGTGAGCCGCGTGATCAACGGGCATCACACGGTCGCCGCCTTGACGCGCGAGCGGGTGCAGGAGGTCATGGGGCGGATGGGGTACGCGCCCGACCCCGCCGCACGGCACCTGAGCTGGCGGCGGGGGCAGACGCTGGGGCTGCTGCTCGACCGGGACGACCCGATGCTCCACCCCTATTACGTGCTGTTCCGGCAGGCGCTGGAGAGCCACACCGCCCTGCGGGGCGTGCAACTCGTGGGGCTGCGCGCCGAGGTCTGGAAGTTGCCCCGCCTGCCCTCGGCGGTCCTGGTGATGCACGCGCAGGACGAGGACCCACGGCTGGACTTCCTGCGGCGGGCGGGCGTTCCGTCGGTCCTGATCGGCCACCACCCCGACTTCTTCTGGGTCGCCCCCCACGACGAGGAGGGCGGCGGCATCGCGGCGCGGCACCTGCTGGGGGCCGGGCACCGCGAACTGGTCTACCTGGGCACGGGGAGCAGCCAGGTGGCGCAGGACCGTCAGCGGGGCTTCGTGGGGGTGGCGCGGGCGGCGGGCGGAAACGTCCAGTCCTTCCCCAGCGACTTCACGGTGCTCGGCGGCTACCGGGCGGTGCGGCGGGCCTGGGAGGGCGGGGCACGCTTCACGGGCCTCTTCGCGCAGAGCGACGAGAGTGCCGCCGGGGCGGTCGCCGCCCTGGAGGACCTCGGCGTGCGAGTGCCCGGTGACGTGTCGGTGGTCGGCTTCGACGGCCTGCCGGAGGTGCCGCTCAACATCCGCCTGACCACCGTCGCGCAGGACATTCCCCGCATCGCCGCCACCGCCCTGCATCTCGTTCAGGAGGCCATCTCGGGGCTGCCGCCCCGTGGCGAATTCATCCCCGTTCACCTCATCCCCGGCGCGACCGTGGCCCCACGGGCCGGCGCGCCCCTCACCGGAGGAGAAGTATGA
- a CDS encoding glycoside hydrolase family 3 N-terminal domain-containing protein codes for MTPDERVEKLLSRMTLEEKVGQLHQAANLSESDGEEVRAGRVGSALVATSATAGNDRQERVRAATLNRLQRVAALESRLGIPLLFARDVIHGHRTVAPIPLGQAASWSPEHVRRCAEIAAWEARADGITWVFTPMLDLARDGRWGRVAESFGEDPFLAARLAVAAVRGLQGDDLGDGKHVAACAKHFVGYGAVEGGRDYNTLEVSPSTLHNAHLPAFRAAVGAGVASVMSAFCDLNGLPVAASPDLLRGILREGLGFDGVLVTDWEAVLELTRHGVAEGGEEAARQAFLAGNDVDMVSGLYRDHLPELVRAGRVPVERLDEAVRRVLTLKARLGLFERPYTDEGKAARVHFTPEHRAGTLDLARRSPVLLQNREAVLPLAAGTRVGVFGVAATWREQLFGTWTLDGEPGDVPSLLEAVREVHPGPDEVWHTNNLDEALDWARRTDVVIVALGETPTRSGEDHSVASLDLPAGQTEMLEALHHLGVRVVTVVFSGRPLVLTRVLRASEAVLLAWHPGVCGGKAVAEILYGRVNPSGKLPVSLPRRTGQVPIHYNHKPTGRPLSTFPHAYRLSDELDAPLLPFGFGLSYTRFEFSNLRISAPEVPLGQPIHVTVTVSNVGGRAGETVTQLYLRDVVASRTRPVRELRGFERVALEAGASAEVRFTLTPENMGFYDEAGTFRLEPGEFRLWVGEDSGATLEGHFHLSAVPP; via the coding sequence GTGACGCCGGACGAGCGCGTGGAGAAGCTGCTGTCCCGGATGACCCTGGAGGAGAAGGTGGGACAGCTCCATCAGGCCGCGAACCTGAGCGAGTCAGATGGAGAAGAGGTGCGCGCGGGCCGGGTCGGAAGCGCCCTCGTTGCCACGAGCGCCACGGCGGGCAACGACCGTCAGGAGCGGGTGCGGGCCGCCACCCTCAACCGGTTGCAACGGGTCGCCGCCCTGGAATCCCGCCTGGGCATTCCCCTGCTGTTCGCCCGCGACGTGATTCACGGCCACCGGACGGTGGCACCCATCCCGCTGGGTCAGGCCGCGAGCTGGTCGCCGGAACACGTCCGGCGCTGCGCGGAGATCGCGGCATGGGAGGCCCGCGCGGACGGCATCACCTGGGTCTTCACCCCCATGCTCGACCTCGCCCGCGACGGGCGCTGGGGCCGGGTCGCGGAGAGCTTCGGCGAGGACCCGTTCCTGGCGGCCCGGCTCGCGGTGGCGGCGGTGCGCGGCCTTCAGGGCGACGACCTCGGGGACGGGAAGCACGTGGCCGCCTGCGCCAAGCACTTCGTCGGGTACGGCGCGGTGGAGGGCGGGCGCGATTACAACACGCTGGAGGTCAGCCCCTCCACCCTCCACAACGCCCACCTGCCCGCCTTCCGCGCGGCGGTGGGGGCGGGCGTGGCGAGCGTCATGAGCGCCTTTTGCGACCTGAACGGCCTGCCCGTCGCCGCCAGCCCCGATCTGCTCCGGGGCATCCTGCGGGAAGGGTTGGGCTTTGACGGCGTACTCGTCACCGACTGGGAGGCCGTGCTGGAACTCACTCGGCACGGCGTCGCCGAAGGTGGAGAGGAGGCCGCCCGGCAGGCGTTCCTCGCGGGAAATGACGTGGACATGGTGAGCGGGCTGTACCGGGATCATCTGCCCGAACTGGTCCGGGCCGGACGGGTGCCCGTGGAGCGGCTGGACGAGGCGGTGCGGCGCGTGCTGACCCTCAAAGCCCGGCTGGGCCTGTTCGAGCGGCCCTACACGGACGAGGGGAAGGCGGCCCGCGTCCACTTCACCCCCGAACACCGCGCCGGGACGCTGGACCTCGCCCGCCGCTCCCCGGTGCTGCTCCAGAACCGGGAGGCCGTCCTGCCGCTCGCTGCTGGGACCCGTGTGGGCGTTTTCGGGGTGGCGGCCACCTGGCGCGAGCAGTTGTTCGGGACGTGGACGCTCGACGGCGAGCCGGGGGACGTGCCCTCGCTGCTGGAGGCCGTGCGGGAGGTCCACCCCGGCCCGGACGAGGTGTGGCACACGAACAACCTCGACGAGGCCCTCGACTGGGCACGCCGCACCGACGTGGTGATCGTGGCCCTCGGGGAGACGCCCACCCGCAGCGGGGAGGATCACAGCGTCGCCAGCCTCGACCTCCCGGCGGGGCAAACCGAGATGCTGGAGGCCCTGCACCACCTCGGGGTCCGGGTCGTCACGGTGGTCTTCTCCGGGCGTCCGCTCGTACTGACGCGGGTGCTGCGCGCCTCGGAGGCGGTGCTGCTCGCCTGGCATCCCGGCGTGTGCGGAGGTAAGGCGGTGGCGGAGATTCTGTATGGCCGGGTGAATCCCAGCGGGAAGTTGCCGGTCAGTCTGCCGCGCCGGACCGGGCAGGTGCCGATCCATTACAACCACAAGCCGACGGGGCGGCCCCTGTCCACCTTCCCACACGCTTACCGGCTGAGCGACGAGCTGGACGCGCCGCTCCTCCCCTTCGGCTTCGGGCTGAGTTACACGCGCTTCGAGTTCTCGAATTTGAGGATCAGCGCCCCCGAGGTCCCTCTGGGCCAGCCCATCCACGTCACCGTCACGGTGAGCAACGTCGGCGGAAGGGCGGGGGAGACGGTCACTCAGCTCTACCTGCGGGACGTGGTGGCGAGCCGCACCCGCCCGGTACGCGAACTCCGTGGCTTCGAGCGGGTCGCGCTGGAGGCTGGGGCCTCGGCGGAGGTGCGCTTCACGCTGACCCCCGAGAACATGGGCTTTTACGACGAGGCGGGAACCTTCCGGCTCGAACCCGGCGAGTTCCGGCTCTGGGTGGGCGAGGACAGCGGGGCAACTTTGGAGGGCCACTTCCACTTGTCCGCCGTCCCGCCGTAA
- a CDS encoding XdhC family protein, whose product MNAAETRALLDALTAALRLGQRAALATVVGVRGSAYRREGTRMLVLEDGAQVCMLSGGCLEAEVVEVALEVMRTGRATVTHYDLSEDATWGLGIGCGGSVDVRVERVDPGDPVTAAWLAALGEGRAAVLAVPLTGERRVFVPADGEVVGTLPGAALHAFALAAARERLGLREPRAVTLPAPDGTPVFLDVNVPPPELVLYGAGHDAMPLSAQAHALGYRVHVVDPRPAYLTPGRFPGAALHPLAPEELAAFTPGDRAHLVVMNHHLDRDRVCLAHALRSGAEYVGVLGPRSRAEELLRDLTAEDVTFTPEQLARLRSPIGLRLGAEAPEEVALSILAELMAWRRGYDGGFLSGHTGRIHDAPTHAAAPDPLDRAEPLNAN is encoded by the coding sequence ATGAACGCCGCCGAGACGCGCGCCCTGCTGGATGCGCTGACCGCCGCCCTGCGCCTGGGCCAGCGGGCCGCCCTCGCCACCGTGGTCGGCGTGCGCGGGAGCGCCTATCGCCGCGAGGGGACGCGTATGCTCGTGCTGGAGGACGGCGCGCAGGTCTGCATGCTCTCCGGCGGCTGTCTGGAGGCCGAGGTCGTGGAGGTCGCGCTGGAGGTCATGCGGACGGGCCGGGCGACCGTCACCCACTACGACCTGTCAGAGGACGCGACGTGGGGCCTGGGCATCGGTTGCGGGGGCAGCGTGGACGTGCGGGTGGAGCGGGTGGACCCCGGCGATCCCGTGACCGCCGCGTGGCTGGCCGCGCTGGGGGAGGGCCGCGCCGCCGTCCTCGCCGTGCCGCTCACGGGCGAGAGGCGGGTGTTCGTCCCGGCGGACGGGGAGGTGGTGGGCACGCTGCCGGGCGCGGCCCTCCACGCCTTCGCGCTCGCCGCCGCCCGTGAGCGGCTGGGGCTGCGCGAGCCGCGCGCCGTCACCCTCCCGGCCCCGGACGGCACCCCCGTCTTCCTCGACGTGAACGTGCCTCCGCCCGAACTCGTCCTGTACGGGGCCGGGCACGACGCCATGCCGCTTTCCGCGCAGGCACACGCGTTGGGCTACCGGGTCCACGTCGTCGATCCCCGGCCCGCCTACCTCACCCCTGGCCGCTTCCCCGGCGCGGCGCTCCACCCCCTCGCCCCGGAGGAACTGGCCGCCTTCACGCCCGGCGACCGTGCCCACCTCGTCGTGATGAACCACCACCTCGACCGCGACCGGGTGTGCCTCGCCCACGCGCTGCGGTCGGGGGCCGAATATGTGGGCGTCCTCGGTCCCCGCTCCCGCGCGGAGGAACTGTTGCGCGACCTCACGGCGGAGGACGTGACCTTCACGCCGGAACAGCTCGCCCGGTTGCGCTCGCCCATCGGCCTGCGGCTGGGGGCCGAGGCCCCGGAGGAGGTCGCCCTGAGCATCCTCGCGGAGCTGATGGCGTGGCGACGGGGCTACGACGGCGGCTTTCTGAGCGGGCACACGGGCCGCATCCACGACGCGCCGACCCACGCGGCGGCCCCTGACCCGCTGGACAGGGCGGAGCCGCTCAACGCCAACTGA
- the rraA gene encoding ribonuclease E activity regulator RraA: MTPPPIPDADFIPTTDLSDAHPDAPVLAPVFRDYGGRSPFHGPAVTLRIEDDNPLVRAALEEPGGGRVLVVDNGDSLNCAVLGEMLAGIGARSGWAGVIVNGCVRDVAALAAVDLGIRALAPHPRRSAKRGLGERDVPVTLAGVTVHPGDHLHADEDGTVVRPAGRNF; this comes from the coding sequence ATGACTCCCCCGCCAATTCCCGATGCCGACTTCATACCCACGACGGACCTCAGCGACGCGCACCCGGACGCGCCCGTGCTGGCCCCGGTCTTCCGCGACTACGGCGGTCGCTCCCCCTTCCACGGTCCCGCCGTCACCCTCCGCATCGAGGACGACAATCCGCTCGTGCGCGCGGCGCTGGAGGAACCCGGTGGGGGCCGCGTCCTCGTCGTGGACAACGGCGACAGCCTGAACTGCGCCGTGCTGGGCGAGATGCTCGCCGGGATCGGGGCACGCAGCGGCTGGGCGGGCGTAATTGTGAACGGTTGTGTACGTGACGTGGCCGCGCTCGCCGCCGTGGACCTCGGCATCCGGGCGCTCGCCCCACATCCCCGCCGAAGCGCGAAACGGGGCCTGGGGGAGCGGGACGTGCCCGTGACCCTCGCGGGCGTCACCGTCCACCCCGGCGACCACCTCCACGCCGACGAGGATGGGACAGTCGTTCGGCCCGCCGGAAGGAACTTCTAG
- a CDS encoding YbaN family protein produces MARPPSSPSSPALRPLWVALGFVLTGLGVVGVVLPGIPGTGLLVLAAACFARGNPRWEAWLLSRPVVGQLVRDYRAGRGMPLRAKWAACTCILVAVAFSLSRLSSLPVQVALALVGLVGVLYITLRVPTRRP; encoded by the coding sequence ATGGCCCGCCCGCCGTCCTCCCCATCCTCCCCCGCATTGCGGCCCCTGTGGGTCGCGCTCGGCTTCGTGCTGACGGGGCTGGGCGTCGTCGGCGTGGTGCTGCCGGGCATACCGGGGACGGGGCTGCTCGTGCTGGCGGCGGCCTGTTTCGCGCGGGGGAATCCGAGGTGGGAGGCGTGGCTCCTCTCACGGCCCGTGGTCGGCCAGCTCGTGCGCGACTACCGGGCCGGGCGCGGGATGCCCCTGCGGGCGAAGTGGGCCGCGTGCACGTGCATCCTCGTGGCAGTGGCCTTCAGCCTGAGTCGCCTCTCCAGCCTGCCCGTTCAGGTGGCGCTCGCCCTCGTCGGGTTGGTCGGTGTCCTCTACATCACCCTGCGCGTGCCGACGCGCCGCCCTTGA
- a CDS encoding alpha/beta fold hydrolase — MIRAAHLLGLAAVLGAGALATHARIRRNVGRYPPHGFTLDLPDGPTHVIEGGEPDAPPTVLIHGSDGVALDWPVSPLWGQLGAHARLIAPDRPGHGHTPARVGSPITVEVNVRRLAQLLDALEVHEPVTLLGHSYGAAVALAFAAAYPGRVRALVLVSPTAFPVRGLTRPLAYVPLVPVLETLLTRVLLLPIGRLVAWIEGTRAFHPHPIPADWHAMMLAFSRRRAQVHALAWENRTFAQELARLAPHYPELDVPAVVVAGAHDRLAPTEGHAVPLAHALPHARLRLLPDAGHQLHWTHPEELTRAVVEVAGMEETDTGS; from the coding sequence TTGATCCGCGCCGCGCACCTGCTGGGGCTGGCCGCCGTCCTGGGGGCCGGGGCGCTGGCGACCCATGCCCGCATCCGCCGCAATGTGGGCCGCTACCCGCCGCACGGCTTCACGCTGGACCTGCCGGACGGTCCCACCCACGTCATCGAGGGAGGCGAGCCGGACGCCCCGCCCACCGTCCTCATTCACGGGAGTGATGGGGTGGCGCTCGACTGGCCCGTCTCGCCGCTGTGGGGGCAATTGGGCGCGCACGCCCGCCTCATCGCCCCCGACCGCCCCGGCCACGGCCACACGCCCGCGCGGGTCGGCTCGCCCATCACCGTGGAGGTGAACGTGCGGCGGCTCGCGCAGCTTCTGGACGCACTGGAAGTGCATGAACCCGTCACCCTGCTCGGCCACTCCTACGGGGCGGCGGTGGCCCTCGCGTTCGCCGCCGCGTATCCGGGGCGGGTGCGGGCGCTCGTCCTCGTGTCGCCCACCGCCTTTCCCGTGCGCGGGCTGACGCGGCCCCTCGCCTACGTACCCCTCGTGCCCGTGCTGGAGACGCTGCTGACGCGGGTGCTGCTGCTGCCGATCGGTCGGCTCGTGGCATGGATCGAGGGCACGCGCGCCTTTCACCCGCACCCCATCCCCGCCGACTGGCACGCGATGATGCTCGCCTTCTCCCGCCGACGCGCGCAGGTCCACGCCCTCGCGTGGGAGAACCGCACCTTCGCGCAGGAACTCGCCCGCCTCGCCCCGCACTACCCGGAATTGGACGTGCCCGCCGTCGTCGTCGCCGGGGCACACGACCGCCTCGCGCCCACGGAGGGCCACGCCGTCCCCCTCGCCCATGCCCTGCCCCACGCCAGGTTGCGCCTGTTGCCCGACGCGGGGCATCAACTCCACTGGACGCACCCGGAGGAGTTGACGCGGGCGGTGGTGGAGGTGGCGGGGATGGAGGAAACGGACACCGGGAGTTGA